One window of Alteromonas sp. LMIT006 genomic DNA carries:
- a CDS encoding heme lyase CcmF/NrfE family subunit produces the protein MFSEIGNLASVLAMLMALSLAVYPMWGSFSGQKWMIASAKPLAYGVLFFTLIAYVCLTQAFLNDDFSIAYVANHSNSMLPWYYKVTAVWGGHEGSFLLWVLTFAVWMVAVAIFSKGIPAVMLARVLSVLGMVSIGFYLFMLLTSNPFNTLLPYIPVDGRDLNPLLQDFGMIIHPPMLYMGYVGFSVAFAFAIAALISGQLDSTWARWSRPWTIAAWAFLTVGIALGSWWAYYELGWGGWWFWDPVENASFMPWLVGTALMHSLAVTEKRKAFKSWTVLLAIAAFSLSLLGTFLVRSGILVSVHSFAADPSRGMFILGLLVIVIGGSLLLYTVRASQLQSRTQFSLLSRENMLLGNNILLCAATVVVLLGTLFPLVHKELGLGSISIGAPFFNQMFTWLIVPFVMFLAIGPLSRWKKQSLTALRNQLLVAFGLALSASLLIVNAYDGEKYLATLGMLLAFWILVSTIQEIYQRVNAQQNVTLLTGLARLTRSHWGMVLGHVGFAVSLIGITLVSNFETERDVRMQFGDSVMIAGYEVRFDEVKAIQGPNYTADRGIFDVYKNGEFVVHLEPEKRLYPVQQTTMTEAGIHSNLVRDLFIAMGEPLDNGAWAVRVYYKPYVVWIWLGAGIMALGGVFSMADRRYRLASIAKLKGAFAEKSETAQAEPSHAK, from the coding sequence ATGTTTTCTGAAATTGGAAATCTAGCCAGTGTGCTGGCGATGTTGATGGCGTTGAGCTTAGCTGTTTACCCAATGTGGGGCAGTTTCTCAGGACAAAAATGGATGATTGCAAGTGCCAAACCTCTTGCCTATGGCGTGTTGTTTTTTACTTTGATTGCCTACGTTTGCTTAACTCAAGCCTTTCTCAATGACGATTTTTCCATCGCATATGTTGCTAATCACTCCAATAGTATGTTGCCTTGGTACTACAAAGTGACCGCTGTTTGGGGGGGGCATGAAGGCTCCTTCTTATTATGGGTATTGACGTTTGCGGTATGGATGGTTGCAGTGGCTATATTCAGTAAAGGGATCCCGGCAGTGATGCTCGCTCGGGTTCTGTCTGTTTTAGGTATGGTCTCGATCGGTTTTTACTTGTTCATGCTCCTGACGTCTAATCCTTTTAATACCTTGCTGCCTTACATTCCAGTAGATGGACGAGACTTAAATCCATTGTTACAAGATTTTGGCATGATCATTCATCCCCCTATGCTCTATATGGGGTATGTGGGGTTTTCTGTGGCTTTTGCTTTCGCTATTGCTGCTTTAATATCGGGACAATTAGATTCAACTTGGGCGCGCTGGTCTCGCCCATGGACAATTGCTGCGTGGGCATTCTTAACGGTCGGCATAGCACTTGGCTCTTGGTGGGCATATTACGAACTCGGCTGGGGCGGCTGGTGGTTCTGGGACCCAGTTGAAAATGCCTCATTCATGCCTTGGCTTGTCGGCACGGCGTTAATGCATTCCCTAGCGGTTACTGAAAAGCGTAAAGCGTTCAAATCATGGACTGTGTTACTCGCAATAGCGGCATTTTCGTTGAGCTTGCTTGGTACGTTTTTGGTACGGTCAGGCATTTTGGTGTCGGTGCACTCGTTTGCTGCTGACCCATCGCGAGGCATGTTTATTTTAGGTTTGCTCGTGATTGTGATCGGCGGCTCACTACTGCTCTACACTGTACGAGCATCACAATTACAGTCGCGTACACAATTTTCATTGCTGTCACGTGAAAATATGTTGCTGGGTAATAATATACTATTATGTGCTGCAACGGTTGTAGTCTTATTAGGGACTCTGTTTCCATTAGTTCACAAAGAATTGGGTCTGGGTTCAATATCAATCGGGGCACCGTTTTTTAATCAAATGTTCACTTGGCTGATTGTGCCATTTGTAATGTTCCTAGCGATTGGCCCCTTGAGTCGCTGGAAGAAGCAATCTCTAACCGCTTTGCGCAATCAGTTGTTGGTTGCTTTTGGTCTTGCGTTAAGTGCTTCGTTATTGATTGTAAATGCCTATGATGGTGAAAAATATCTAGCAACATTAGGTATGCTTCTCGCGTTTTGGATTTTAGTATCGACGATACAAGAAATTTATCAGCGGGTGAACGCACAACAAAACGTCACTTTGCTCACAGGTCTTGCACGTTTGACACGCTCTCATTGGGGAATGGTGTTAGGACATGTAGGGTTTGCAGTATCTTTGATCGGCATTACCTTGGTGAGTAATTTTGAGACAGAACGCGATGTCCGTATGCAATTCGGTGATAGCGTGATGATTGCTGGTTACGAAGTGCGCTTTGATGAAGTAAAAGCCATTCAGGGTCCAAATTACACTGCGGATCGGGGGATTTTTGATGTGTACAAAAATGGCGAATTTGTGGTCCATCTTGAACCGGAAAAACGCCTTTATCCTGTGCAACAAACCACAATGACCGAGGCTGGGATTCATTCAAATCTCGTTCGAGACTTGTTTATTGCCATGGGTGAGCCATTAGACAACGGCGCCTGGGCAGTACGAGTGTATTACAAACCTTATGTAGTATGGATCTGGCTAGGTGCTGGAAT
- a CDS encoding heme ABC transporter permease encodes MFVWLHPYAKTERAYALCNTLMPYFLSAAVLGLSVGLVWGMLFAPSDYQQGDSFRIIYIHVPSAILSMGTYVAMAIAGLVGLVWQWKTAYMSMIAMAPVGALMCFISLFTGAAWGKPMWGTWWIWDARLTSQLILLFLYFGVMALYYAFNDRHQAGKAAAVIALIGVINIPIIHYSVEWWNTLHQGSTITKIGKPSIAPSMKWPLLVSITGFMGLIGTLTLMQLKNVIIERELHRPWVKQLLSQQETK; translated from the coding sequence ATGTTTGTCTGGTTACATCCTTATGCAAAAACAGAGCGAGCTTATGCTCTATGCAATACGCTTATGCCATATTTTTTATCTGCTGCGGTTTTAGGACTCAGCGTCGGTCTGGTATGGGGGATGCTATTTGCGCCTTCCGATTATCAACAAGGTGACTCGTTTCGCATTATCTATATTCATGTGCCATCAGCAATTTTGTCTATGGGTACCTATGTGGCGATGGCGATTGCTGGATTAGTTGGCCTAGTGTGGCAGTGGAAAACCGCTTACATGAGTATGATTGCGATGGCTCCAGTGGGGGCATTAATGTGTTTCATATCTTTATTTACTGGTGCTGCGTGGGGTAAACCAATGTGGGGGACTTGGTGGATCTGGGATGCAAGACTCACCTCTCAGCTTATTTTATTGTTCTTATATTTTGGCGTTATGGCGTTGTACTATGCCTTCAATGACCGTCATCAAGCAGGCAAGGCTGCTGCAGTTATTGCCTTAATCGGTGTGATAAATATCCCTATCATTCATTACTCTGTCGAATGGTGGAATACCCTACACCAAGGCTCGACCATCACCAAAATAGGAAAACCTTCTATTGCCCCGTCTATGAAATGGCCATTACTTGTATCAATTACTGGATTTATGGGATTAATTGGTACCTTGACTCTAATGCAGCTCAAAAATGTGATCATTGAGCGAGAACTGCATCGTCCTTGGGTTAAGCAACTATTAAGTCAGCAGGAGACAAAATAA
- the ccmD gene encoding heme exporter protein CcmD, whose product MAFDSFADFIAMGGYGFFVWLSYGVSFLSIVLYIVYVKRQKRQLTQHVVAQQAREARIAAAKQLQEK is encoded by the coding sequence ATGGCATTTGATAGTTTTGCTGATTTTATTGCAATGGGTGGCTATGGCTTCTTTGTGTGGCTATCTTATGGTGTCAGTTTTTTGAGTATCGTGCTTTATATCGTTTATGTGAAACGTCAAAAAAGACAGTTAACGCAACATGTTGTTGCACAGCAAGCTCGCGAGGCGAGAATTGCGGCAGCAAAGCAATTACAGGAAAAGTAA
- the ccmE gene encoding cytochrome c maturation protein CcmE, with protein MNPRRQQRLITVSAIGVLLAGAIGLMLYALSNNIDLFYTPSEVINGKDGQKPQIGQRLRIGGMVVEGSVARNQESLAVEFDLVDTGPLVTVSYNGILPDLFREGQGIVATGVLQAGNLIIADEVLAKHDEEYMPPELAEQMKGIKHVKPSAAGY; from the coding sequence ATGAACCCTAGACGTCAACAACGCTTAATCACTGTCTCTGCAATAGGGGTTTTGTTAGCGGGTGCGATTGGGTTAATGCTCTATGCATTAAGCAACAATATTGATTTATTTTATACACCATCAGAGGTCATTAATGGTAAGGACGGTCAAAAACCCCAAATTGGCCAACGCTTGCGCATTGGTGGAATGGTGGTTGAAGGTTCGGTTGCGCGCAATCAAGAATCTTTAGCGGTAGAGTTTGATTTGGTCGATACAGGACCTCTGGTAACGGTGAGTTACAATGGAATTTTGCCTGACTTGTTTCGAGAAGGTCAGGGCATTGTGGCAACCGGCGTGTTGCAAGCGGGTAACTTGATCATTGCCGATGAAGTCCTCGCTAAGCACGATGAAGAATACATGCCGCCAGAGTTAGCTGAGCAAATGAAAGGCATCAAGCACGTTAAGCCATCTGCAGCAGGTTATTGA